Proteins found in one Miscanthus floridulus cultivar M001 chromosome 4, ASM1932011v1, whole genome shotgun sequence genomic segment:
- the LOC136547963 gene encoding uncharacterized protein, which translates to MESQRMIGVDQVDDPSRLWHGRSLQVAGSAVAWPTTAMAHSGRGMPGAPRGESASTGAGGTAAAAKGSKAGRGRRWRAARRATAEAGGGGQGEAKARTAVEGRWPRRGRPAVGNGVVQRGGGVAARSGSGLLEVPTLAPLKALKVTPGSTVHWVVEAQATQHRGAASARADPKEPATQGGAAEAALTEEGEAAPPPRDGEAHGSDAAEVPLFVETTGTEVPGVLQARAMETATPGTIEAAAAGTGALATAEAMMAGAGAPETAEALMAEAEAPRTTEAATAKAGAPGTIDADAIMAGLLAQEMEMKAVKALAAPLVQGPSPLRESAQEVEILPISSDDTSRA; encoded by the exons ATGGAGTCACAGCGGATGATAGGCGTGGATCAGGTCGACGATCCGAGCCGGCTGTGGCACGGCCGGTCGCTGCAGGTGGCGGGGTCAGCGGTGGCATGGCCGACGACAGCGATGGCGCACAGCGGGCGCGGGATGCCTGGGGCTCCACGCGGCGAGTCCGcctcgacgggcgcgggaggcacggcggccgcggcgaagggcagcaaggcggggcgaggcagaaggtggagggcggcaaggcgggcCACGGCCGAGGCCGGTGGTGGAGGCCAAGGCGAGGCTaaggcgaggacggcggtggagggccgcTGGCCGCGGCGCGGGCGACCAGCCGTGGGCAACGGCGTGGTGCAAAGGGGGGGCGGCGTGGCCGCGCGAT CCGGAAGCGGCCTGCTGGAGGTGCCTACCTTAgcgccccttaaagcgctcaaggttaCCCCTGGCTCCACCgtccactgggtggtggaggcgcaagccaccCAGCATCgtggcgcggcatcggcgagggccgacccaaaggagccggccactcaaggaggggctgccgaggcggccctGACAGAGGAAGGGGAGGCGGCGCCTCCGCCTCGCGATGGTGAGGCCCATGGGTCGGATGCGGCCGAGGTTCCCTTGTTCGTCGAGACCACCGGGACCGAGGTCCCCGGGGTTTTGCAGGCCAGGGCGATGGAGACTGCGACGCCCGGGACCATCGAGGCCGCTGCAGCGGGCACTGGGGCCCTTGCGACCGCTGAGGCCATGATGGCgggggccggagcccccgagaccgccgaggcctTGATGGCGGAGGCCGAAGCCCCCAGGACTACCGAGGCCGCGACGGCaaaggccggagcccccgggaccatcgACGCTGACGCGATCATGGCGGGGCTGCTAGCCCAAGAaatggagatgaaggcggtgaaGGCCTTGGCAgcacccttggttcagggcccatcaccgttgcgagagagcgcccagGAGGTGGAGATTCTTCCGATCTCCTCTGACGATACTTCCCGAGCATAA